One genomic region from Chionomys nivalis chromosome 17, mChiNiv1.1, whole genome shotgun sequence encodes:
- the LOC130889116 gene encoding NADH dehydrogenase [ubiquinone] 1 alpha subcomplex subunit 3 has protein sequence MAARITTFLKNAWAKEPVLVVSFSVWGLAIIMPIISPYTKYASMINQATPYNYPVPVRDNGNMPDVPSHPQDPQGPSLEWLKNL, from the coding sequence ATGGCCGCGAGAATCACCACTTTCCTCAAGAATGCCTGGGCGAAGGAGCCGGTGCTGGTGGTGTCCTTCTCAGTCTGGGGGCTCGCTATAATTATGCCCATAATCAGCCCCTACACCAAGTATGCTTCCATGATCAACCAGGCAACACCCTACAACTACCCAGTCCCTGTACGAGATAATGGGAACATGCCTGATGTGCCCAGCCACCCCCAGGACCCTCAGGGCCCAAGCCTGGAGTGGCTGAAGAACCTGTGA